One Silene latifolia isolate original U9 population chromosome 4, ASM4854445v1, whole genome shotgun sequence DNA segment encodes these proteins:
- the LOC141653556 gene encoding uncharacterized protein LOC141653556 has translation MEKFCLSSTQSPSVSHPFLPLFTSFSRASKRVNFPITNPKKFSIFASKDDTNDNSNLNEWDLMELKFGKMLGEDPKLTLAKVMGRKLNPDASYIDIEKNFNRNKGKLVEVKEVPFDVPEKLGAKKNANGLNLVKPVPKKGIVVGSVGNDSPSNGLNLVKPVPKKGIVVGGVGNDSPLPDIKRPSGSIKTKSASSKSNVPNVILRKPSVFNDYDDDDADSESRMRIKRNLTLSMSTEPVKEKFSGMTLLKKPQPSLTEEESDGGNENDIVNGLVYDGLTNGLENDFEEDRENGEQNPTSSSSEVPLLEKPTAFLSQNTEEDALSSMPTGIESVGENHVEAFTGPEGYLISKDRQPGEGSQTRMQHLEQTDAGYTEKEIETRNPSTVKATASESFMGSVLLGRPKKLEARQAMPYPNHEGAVSARPGSFGGEVGPDKLSLTRPLRDSEESDWTRVEQLFSHGDRVDVELISCSPRGFVASFGPLIGFLPYRNLAAKWKFLAFESWLRKNDLDPSKYRQSLGVIGNDEGRHMSMSLEYPASPEVSLKTELKVTADMDLEDLLRIYDLEKIQYLSSYVGQRIKVNILYADRKSRKLIFSMRPKEKEETVEKKRNLMKKLAVGDVVKCCIKKITYFGIFVEVEGVPALVHQSEVSWDYTLNPASYLKIGEIVEAKVHQLDFSLERIFLSLKEITPDPLNEALECIVGNNNFNGGLEAAQADSEWAEVDSLIKEIQDVDGVQTVSKGRFFLSPGLAPTFQVYMASMFENQYKLLARSGNKVQEVIVQASLDKEDMKTAILKCTNRVEL, from the exons ATGGAGAAATTTTGTCTCTCCTCAACACAATCTCCAAGTGTTTCTCACCCTTTTTTACCCCTTTTTACCTCATTTAGTAGAGCTTCAAAAAGAGTAAATTTCCCAATTACTAACCCTAAGAAATTCTCTATTTTTGCTTCAAAAGATGACACAAATGACAATAGTAACCTTAATGAATGGGACCTTATGGAACTCAAGTTTGGTAAAATGCTTGGGGAAGACCCTAAACTTACCTTAGCAAAG GTAATGGGGAGGAAATTGAACCCGGATGCTTCATATATTGACATTGAGAAGAACTTTAATAGAAATAAGGGGAAATTAGTGGAAGTGAAGGAAGTGCCCTTTGATGTGCCTGAGAAATTGGGGGCTAAAAAGAACGCTAATGGGCTGAATTTGGTGAAACCAGTACCAAAGAAGGGGATTGTAGTCGGAAGTGTCGGGAATGATTCTCCATCTAATGGGTTGAATTTGGTGAAACCAGTACCAAAGAAGGGGATTGTAGTCGGAGGTGTCGGGAATGATTCTCCATTACCAGATATAAAGAGGCCAAGTGGCTCTATTAAGACTAAGAGTGCTAGTTCTAAGTCCAATGTTCCAAATGTTATTCTACGAAAACCGAGTGTGTttaatgattatgatgatgaCGATGCGGATAGTGAGTCAAGGATGAGGATTAAGCGAAACTTAACATTGTCGATGAGTACTGAACCAGTGAAGGAAAAGTTTAGTGGGATGACATTGTTGAAGAAGCCGCAACCTAGCTTAACTGAAGAAGAGTCGGATGGTGGAAATGAAAATGACATAGTGAATGGATTGGTTTATGATGGACTCACGAACGGACTCGAGAATGATTTCGAAGAGGACAGGGAGAATGGTGAACAAAACCCAACATCAAGTTCTAGTGAAGTGCCTTTGTTGGAGAAGCCGACTGCATTTTTGTCACAAAACACTGAAGAGGATGCTCTAAGCTCCATGCCTACTGGAATTGAAAGTGTGGGGGAGAATCACGTTGAAGCATTTACAGGGCCTGAAGGATATTTGATCTCAAAGGATCGGCAACCAGGGGAAGGTTCACAGACAA GAATGCAGCATCTCGAGCAAACTGATGCTGGGTATACAGAGAAAGAAATTGAGACAAGGAATCCATCAACTGTAAAAGCAACAGCTTCTGAATCATTTATGGGGTCTGTTCTCCTAGGGAGACCGAAAAA ATTAGAAGCTAGGCAAGCAATGCCATATCCAAATCACGAGGGAGCAGTTTCTGCACGTCCCGGAAGTTTTGGTGGTGAAGTTGGACCAGATAAACTGTCTTTGACACGTCCTCTTAGA GATTCTGAAGAGAGTGACTGGACGCGAGTGGAGCAACTGTTCAGTCATGGAGATAGAGTGGATGTTGAGCTAATAAGCTGTAGCCCTAGAGGGTTTGTG GCATCGTTTGGGCCATTAATAGGGTTTTTGCCATATCGTAACCTAGCAGCCAAGTGGAAGTTCTTAGCATTTGAATCATGGCTAAGAAAGAACGATCTAGATCCGTCCAAGTACAGGCAAAGTTTAGGCGTCATTGGAAATGACGAGGGTCGGCACATGAGCATGTCTCTTGAGTATCCAGCTTCTCCTGAAGTTAGTCTGAAAACTGAACTTAAAGTCACAGCTGATATGGATCTGGAAGATCTATTGAGAATATATGACCTAGAAAAGATTCAATATTTATCATCATATGTTGGCCAG CGCATCAAAGTGAACATCCTGTATGCAGATAGGAAATCCCGAAAGCTCATATTTTCTATGAGGCCAAAGGAAAAGGAAGAAACAGTCGAGAAGAAAAGAAACCTTATG AAAAAGCTCGCTGTTGGAGATGTGGTGAAATGCTGCATAAAGAAGATTACATATTTTGGCATCTTTGTTGAG GTTGAAGGAGTACCTGCTTTAGTACACCAGTCAGAAGTATCATGGGATTACACTCTAAACCCTGCATCATACCTAAAGATTGGCGAG ATTGTGGAGGCGAAGGTTCATCAATTAGATTTTTCACTAGAGCGCATTTTCTTGTCCTTGAAGGAAATAACT CCGGATCCATTAAATGAGGCACTGGAGTGCATTGTTGGGAACAACAACTTCAACGGTGGACTAGAGGCTGCACAAGCAGATTCAGAG TGGGCTGAAGTGGATTCACTCATTAAAGAAATACAAGACGTTGATGGGGTTCAAACGGTTAGCAAGGGCCGATTTTTCCTCAGCCCTGGTTTAGCTCCTACATTTCAG GTCTATATGGCGTCCATGTTTGAAAATCAATACAAATTGCTGGCTCGATCCGGAAACAAAGTCCAAGAG GTGATAGTTCAAGCGtcgttggataaggaagacatgaaAACTGCAATTCTTAAATGCACAAATAGAGTTGAGCTGTAA